A part of Paraliobacillus zengyii genomic DNA contains:
- a CDS encoding chromate transporter: protein MKNWQLILAFFRVGMLGYGGGPSSIPLVQKEVVGKYKWMDEEEFANVLALGNSLPGPIATKMAGYIGYRVAGIVGMISAVLATIVPTIAILIILLTFLSSASDQAWVNGMTQAVVPVVGVMLAVLTYDFLKKSGDGLGWKLTIVLAIASLILIEWIGLHPGILITGLLVFALVKPTAKKQQEGES, encoded by the coding sequence ATGAAAAATTGGCAATTAATTTTAGCTTTTTTTCGTGTTGGGATGCTTGGCTATGGTGGAGGACCTTCTTCTATCCCGCTCGTTCAAAAAGAAGTAGTTGGAAAATATAAATGGATGGATGAGGAAGAGTTTGCGAACGTATTGGCATTAGGTAACTCATTACCTGGTCCTATCGCAACAAAAATGGCAGGGTATATAGGTTATCGTGTAGCGGGCATAGTGGGCATGATTAGTGCAGTACTTGCGACGATTGTTCCAACAATTGCAATTTTGATTATTTTATTAACATTTTTATCGTCTGCTAGTGATCAAGCATGGGTTAATGGTATGACACAAGCAGTTGTTCCAGTTGTTGGTGTGATGTTAGCCGTTTTGACATATGATTTTTTGAAAAAGTCTGGCGACGGGCTTGGATGGAAGTTGACCATTGTTTTAGCAATTGCTTCTCTTATTCTAATTGAATGGATTGGTTTGCATCCTGGTATACTTATCACGGGTTTATTAGTATTTGCTTTAGTCAAACCGACAGCCAAAAAGCAACAGGAGGGTGAATCATGA
- a CDS encoding penicillin-binding transpeptidase domain-containing protein, producing the protein MRNVVKAISILLLFFILTACSEDEVQPEDRLAQYIDEWNEQNFTEMYNLLADTSKETYPSEEFIDRYEKIYGDIEVSDLAITYTVPEVEGEDTVPTSFPIEVSMNTMAGEVNFESEMTLVEQETEEDTNWYVQWDPGFIFPSLKDGGEIGINTVEPTRGQIFDRNQNGLAVNAAMYTVGLQPGLFENETEEKEQIAELLDMDVEAIDSALSPDWVSDETFVPLKKVSMDDPDYIEELRAIAPVVTQETTGRSYPYGEAAAHLTGYIGTITAEELEAQEAGTYGQSDLIGKRGLEQLYESRLKGTRGVSIVVTSENGGSTPIVEQEVQNGEDITVTIDGEVQQTIFASFQDDAGTATAINPKTGETLALVSSPAFDPNQLTSGISQTLWDELSNDEQNPLLNRFASTYAPGSTIKPITAAIGLENGTIEAEEGIEIDGLTWSKDGWGDYQVRRVSESSGPVDLSDALIRSDNIYFAQKTVELGSDAFVEGLEQFGFGEDLPYSYPVAASSISSDGRLDREILLADTAYGQGEMEMSALHLATVFTTFLNDGNMIQPVLEADEELSQVWQEGLVSSENVAVIKDALRQVVAASNGTAPEANIDAVELSGKTGTSELKSGQDEEDGQENGWFVTYPSDEDIIISMMVEHVENKGGSHYTVQKVADIFEQLN; encoded by the coding sequence ATGCGCAATGTTGTAAAAGCGATTAGTATACTGCTTTTATTCTTTATTCTTACCGCTTGTTCGGAAGATGAAGTTCAACCAGAAGATCGACTTGCCCAATATATTGATGAATGGAATGAACAAAATTTCACTGAGATGTACAATCTCTTAGCAGATACAAGTAAAGAGACATACCCATCGGAAGAATTTATCGATCGTTATGAAAAAATTTACGGTGATATAGAAGTATCCGATTTAGCTATCACCTATACGGTACCTGAAGTAGAAGGTGAAGATACGGTACCAACTTCTTTTCCGATCGAAGTCAGTATGAACACAATGGCAGGTGAAGTTAATTTCGAATCGGAAATGACACTTGTCGAGCAAGAAACAGAGGAAGACACTAATTGGTACGTGCAGTGGGATCCTGGCTTCATCTTCCCTTCGTTAAAAGATGGTGGAGAAATCGGAATAAACACTGTCGAACCAACTCGTGGACAAATCTTTGATCGAAACCAAAATGGACTTGCAGTTAATGCAGCAATGTATACAGTCGGTCTTCAACCAGGATTATTTGAAAATGAAACAGAAGAAAAAGAACAAATTGCAGAACTGTTAGATATGGATGTTGAAGCGATTGACAGTGCATTATCTCCTGATTGGGTAAGCGACGAAACGTTTGTCCCATTAAAAAAAGTTTCAATGGACGATCCTGATTATATTGAAGAACTCAGGGCGATTGCACCAGTCGTAACACAAGAAACAACAGGTCGCTCTTATCCATATGGAGAAGCAGCTGCCCACTTAACTGGATATATTGGTACAATTACCGCTGAAGAATTAGAAGCGCAAGAAGCCGGTACATACGGACAGTCTGATCTAATTGGAAAACGAGGACTAGAACAATTGTATGAATCGCGGTTAAAAGGCACGCGTGGTGTTTCAATTGTCGTTACCTCAGAAAATGGTGGCAGTACACCAATAGTCGAACAAGAAGTACAGAATGGTGAAGATATTACCGTAACGATTGATGGAGAAGTACAGCAAACAATCTTTGCTAGTTTTCAAGATGATGCTGGAACAGCTACTGCAATTAATCCTAAAACAGGGGAAACACTTGCACTAGTATCGAGTCCTGCATTTGATCCAAACCAATTAACCTCTGGCATTAGTCAAACATTGTGGGATGAATTAAGTAATGATGAACAAAATCCATTATTGAATCGGTTTGCTTCCACTTACGCTCCAGGTTCGACAATTAAGCCGATAACAGCAGCAATTGGTTTAGAGAACGGAACCATTGAAGCAGAAGAAGGTATTGAAATTGACGGTCTCACATGGTCAAAAGATGGTTGGGGCGATTATCAAGTTCGTCGCGTTTCTGAATCATCTGGTCCAGTTGATTTAAGTGATGCTTTAATCCGATCCGATAATATCTATTTTGCACAGAAAACGGTTGAACTTGGAAGTGACGCATTTGTTGAAGGTCTAGAACAATTTGGCTTTGGTGAAGATCTTCCATATTCTTATCCAGTAGCAGCAAGTAGTATTTCTTCAGATGGTAGGCTTGATAGAGAAATTCTTTTAGCTGATACTGCTTATGGTCAGGGTGAGATGGAAATGAGCGCCTTACACTTAGCAACTGTATTTACTACCTTTTTAAATGATGGTAATATGATTCAACCTGTTTTAGAAGCAGATGAAGAATTAAGCCAAGTTTGGCAAGAAGGATTAGTTAGCAGTGAAAATGTGGCAGTAATCAAAGATGCGCTTCGTCAAGTTGTTGCAGCATCAAATGGTACTGCACCAGAGGCAAATATAGATGCAGTTGAATTATCAGGAAAAACAGGAACGTCTGAATTAAAAAGTGGTCAAGATGAAGAAGACGGCCAAGAAAACGGCTGGTTCGTCACCTATCCAAGTGATGAAGACATAATCATTTCTATGATGGTTGAACATGTAGAGAACAAAGGCGGCAGTCACTACACCGTCCAAAAAGTCGCAGATATATTTGAACAACTCAACTAA
- a CDS encoding cold-shock protein, with translation MAYYNNKREPVEEIETKVWTCTSEDCPGWMREAYSFEKEPECPLCQSEMTRETRVLPKLS, from the coding sequence ATGGCTTATTATAATAATAAAAGGGAACCGGTTGAAGAAATAGAAACAAAAGTTTGGACCTGCACGAGTGAAGATTGCCCAGGTTGGATGCGCGAGGCTTATTCCTTTGAGAAGGAACCTGAATGTCCACTTTGTCAGTCTGAGATGACAAGAGAAACACGCGTTTTACCTAAACTGTCATAA
- a CDS encoding chromate transporter, producing the protein MKTYWEIFVAFFIPGIVGYGGGPASIPLVENEVVDRFNWMSVTDFSEMLAMANALPGPIATKMAGFIGFEQGGFLGLFIALFATVAPSLILMIALLSLLMKHKDSPKVKNMTMLIRPTIAILLGVMAFSFFQTSYMDSGLLQMLGIAIISYVLMERIHVHPAFVILGSLVYGALFLG; encoded by the coding sequence ATGAAAACATATTGGGAAATATTTGTTGCTTTTTTCATTCCTGGGATTGTTGGTTATGGTGGAGGGCCTGCTTCCATTCCACTAGTAGAAAATGAAGTGGTTGATCGCTTCAATTGGATGTCGGTTACTGATTTTAGTGAAATGCTTGCGATGGCAAATGCTTTACCTGGTCCTATTGCAACGAAAATGGCTGGTTTTATTGGTTTTGAACAAGGTGGCTTTCTAGGTCTGTTCATTGCTTTATTTGCAACAGTCGCCCCTTCGTTAATTTTAATGATTGCTTTATTAAGTCTTTTAATGAAACATAAAGATTCTCCAAAAGTAAAAAATATGACAATGTTAATTCGGCCTACGATTGCAATATTACTAGGCGTGATGGCCTTTAGCTTTTTTCAAACGTCTTATATGGATTCAGGTCTTTTGCAAATGTTAGGGATAGCTATTATAAGTTATGTTTTAATGGAAAGAATACATGTACACCCAGCCTTTGTGATTTTGGGATCGCTGGTCTATGGAGCGCTATTTTTAGGATGA
- a CDS encoding Lrp/AsnC family transcriptional regulator, translated as MELDQTDKKIVELLIEDGRLSYTEIGKVLQLSRVAVRARVHQLMDEGVIEKFTCVVNSEKTGKNVSAFFEVDCAPANLVEVAESLANNPVVASCYQMTGPSTLHMHVLVSDFTQLESFINEELYALEGITRVESHILLRRFKSRTGLKL; from the coding sequence ATGGAGCTAGATCAAACGGATAAAAAAATAGTCGAATTATTAATAGAAGATGGTAGATTGTCCTATACAGAAATCGGTAAAGTGTTGCAGTTATCCCGTGTAGCTGTAAGAGCACGTGTTCACCAGCTAATGGATGAAGGTGTTATTGAGAAGTTCACCTGTGTTGTAAATAGTGAGAAAACAGGTAAGAATGTTTCTGCTTTTTTTGAAGTTGACTGTGCACCAGCAAATTTAGTTGAGGTTGCAGAGAGTTTGGCAAACAATCCTGTAGTCGCAAGTTGCTATCAAATGACTGGACCTAGCACACTTCATATGCATGTATTAGTTAGTGATTTCACTCAATTGGAGAGCTTCATTAACGAGGAATTATATGCTTTAGAGGGGATTACACGTGTAGAAAGTCATATTCTGCTTCGTAGATTTAAAAGTAGAACTGGTTTAAAGCTATAG
- a CDS encoding SurA N-terminal domain-containing protein, with the protein MKNKLTVILLLLLFSMFLVACNNEDSDEANEESTDTTEQEEVTVSDEEKVADDTVVGTVNGEEINGATYNMIYSQVKTQLFENGADTEDLELVKEQALQAIISQEVLMQDAVSKGIEVSDEEVDAYIQESIDQFDSEEQFNEALANLDYTMESYREQARVQLQQEAYIEQEFDDVEISDEDIEAYYEQVASESDDVPELNQVREQIEAQLANSQLQEKLTERIEQLKEEAEIEKAI; encoded by the coding sequence ATGAAGAATAAATTAACGGTTATATTGTTGCTTCTTCTGTTTTCTATGTTCTTAGTTGCCTGTAACAATGAAGATTCAGATGAGGCGAACGAAGAATCAACAGATACGACTGAACAAGAAGAAGTAACTGTTTCAGACGAAGAAAAAGTTGCAGACGATACAGTTGTTGGTACAGTTAACGGAGAAGAGATAAACGGCGCTACATATAATATGATTTATAGCCAAGTGAAGACACAGTTATTTGAAAATGGTGCCGACACCGAAGATCTTGAATTAGTGAAAGAACAAGCGTTACAAGCAATAATTAGTCAGGAAGTTCTCATGCAAGATGCAGTCTCAAAAGGGATTGAAGTTTCTGATGAAGAAGTTGATGCGTATATTCAAGAGTCAATTGACCAATTTGATTCAGAGGAACAATTCAATGAAGCTCTAGCAAACCTAGACTATACTATGGAGTCGTATCGGGAACAAGCTAGAGTCCAGTTGCAACAAGAAGCATATATAGAACAGGAATTTGATGATGTTGAAATATCTGACGAAGACATCGAAGCATATTACGAGCAGGTAGCAAGTGAATCGGATGATGTACCTGAATTAAATCAAGTGCGTGAACAAATCGAAGCACAGCTCGCTAATTCGCAACTTCAAGAAAAGTTAACGGAACGAATTGAACAATTAAAAGAAGAAGCAGAAATTGAAAAAGCAATTTAA
- a CDS encoding aromatic acid exporter family protein, whose translation MICQWLEWPAVFAVITAIVTIEPTVNDSIKKGIIRLPASAIGSAYAVFFISIFGNSAITYTAAAMFTIITCFKLKLHAGLLVATLTSVAMIEVIHDQYLIAFFIRLGTTSIGIITSTLVNMFVLPPNYSKRILTNIDAALQTTGEELKVIAKDLLFETTDCMDKVQTQETFSALKMKLDTTDRLLRFQQAEAKFHRLTTLRKTELQDELDKLKALRLIHYHIGNLINTPLQTVSWSKNQRDQMVKTIQSVADTMINPDHFRELYHQKQVKTLMKQFLTYNRETSALQNEEQPTFFDPEIIILYELLSIYHLVEEILATEKKEN comes from the coding sequence TTGATCTGTCAATGGTTAGAATGGCCAGCAGTTTTTGCTGTTATTACTGCGATTGTTACGATTGAGCCAACGGTAAATGACTCTATTAAAAAGGGGATTATTCGATTACCAGCTTCAGCTATTGGTTCTGCCTATGCTGTTTTTTTTATATCGATATTCGGTAACTCCGCGATTACCTATACAGCTGCAGCAATGTTCACGATCATTACCTGTTTTAAATTAAAACTTCATGCTGGTTTGTTAGTTGCAACATTAACTTCTGTAGCGATGATTGAAGTTATTCACGATCAATATTTGATTGCTTTTTTTATTCGTTTAGGGACAACCTCTATCGGTATTATAACTTCTACACTAGTCAACATGTTTGTCTTACCACCAAACTATTCCAAGCGGATTTTAACTAATATTGATGCGGCACTTCAAACGACAGGAGAAGAATTAAAAGTAATCGCAAAAGATTTATTGTTTGAAACGACCGATTGTATGGATAAAGTACAAACTCAGGAAACCTTTTCTGCATTAAAAATGAAGTTAGACACAACGGATCGACTGTTACGTTTTCAACAAGCAGAAGCAAAATTTCACCGATTGACCACTTTAAGAAAAACAGAATTACAAGACGAATTAGATAAACTAAAGGCACTGCGCCTCATTCACTATCATATTGGTAACCTAATCAATACACCGTTACAAACGGTCTCATGGTCAAAAAACCAACGAGATCAGATGGTGAAAACGATCCAATCAGTTGCTGACACGATGATAAACCCAGACCATTTCCGTGAGCTCTATCATCAAAAGCAAGTTAAGACATTAATGAAACAATTTTTAACTTATAATAGAGAGACAAGTGCGCTGCAGAATGAAGAACAACCTACTTTTTTTGATCCTGAAATCATTATTCTATATGAGCTTTTATCGATCTATCACTTAGTAGAAGAAATCTTAGCCACTGAAAAAAAGGAAAACTAA
- a CDS encoding IDEAL domain-containing protein, whose product MLSVNMLQPYYVKEEEQHIRVVLAFQYFSLWLDEQIYQFVPVEAREIRVNRKTRLVENKQDIFVFQKGKKFASVSLADLLKLDDFHTRLQSIIYPYVKKDKTVIETDEVNDIIIALEKQNVKRLIDQALEANDRANFIKYTSVLNEM is encoded by the coding sequence ATGCTATCTGTTAATATGCTTCAACCGTACTATGTGAAAGAAGAAGAGCAACATATTCGAGTAGTATTAGCATTTCAATATTTTTCGTTATGGTTAGACGAACAAATTTATCAGTTTGTTCCAGTGGAAGCGCGTGAAATAAGAGTGAATCGTAAGACGCGTCTCGTCGAAAATAAACAAGATATTTTTGTTTTTCAAAAAGGGAAAAAGTTTGCAAGTGTTTCTTTAGCGGATTTGCTCAAACTAGATGATTTTCATACAAGATTGCAATCGATTATCTATCCATATGTTAAGAAAGATAAAACTGTGATAGAAACAGATGAAGTTAACGATATAATAATTGCTTTAGAAAAACAAAATGTAAAAAGATTAATAGATCAAGCACTAGAAGCAAATGACCGTGCTAATTTTATAAAGTATACATCTGTTTTAAATGAGATGTAA